In one Vulgatibacter incomptus genomic region, the following are encoded:
- a CDS encoding CAP domain-containing protein yields MALLLLVTLPLASCGSGDTVEGAPDGRTAAEVCRIWRDGHVENDKAPWTAGSDKCDPGVFSESGLDDTLRRINMFRELSGLPPVTEDKPQRVQQQACAVLMHANQALSHDPPPSWACWTKAAADGASSSNLAIGWRMPGAAIDGLMADVGVSSVGHRRWLLGFFLGKVGLGFAGDATCVRVFDETGVTDRPWTAFPPAGPAPIAMLEGFGRVPWSFQAADGIEGAQVSMRLAKDGSEIPVESWIPDVGYRIPDAIVWQPPRVSAGDKYRITVTRPAKDPVTYDVELVDCSSAP; encoded by the coding sequence TTGGCTCTGCTCCTTTTGGTGACTCTTCCCCTTGCGTCCTGTGGATCAGGCGACACCGTCGAGGGCGCGCCGGACGGCCGCACCGCCGCGGAGGTCTGCCGCATTTGGCGCGACGGCCACGTCGAGAACGACAAGGCCCCGTGGACCGCGGGGTCCGACAAGTGCGATCCAGGCGTCTTCAGCGAATCCGGTCTCGACGACACGCTCCGGCGCATCAACATGTTCCGCGAGCTCTCCGGCCTTCCTCCCGTGACCGAAGACAAGCCCCAGCGGGTACAGCAGCAGGCCTGCGCCGTGCTGATGCACGCCAATCAGGCGCTCTCCCACGACCCGCCGCCGAGCTGGGCGTGCTGGACGAAGGCTGCAGCAGATGGGGCGTCTTCGAGCAACCTTGCCATCGGCTGGCGAATGCCGGGCGCCGCGATCGACGGGTTGATGGCCGACGTCGGCGTTTCCAGCGTGGGGCACCGCCGCTGGCTCCTCGGCTTCTTCCTCGGCAAGGTCGGCCTCGGCTTCGCGGGCGACGCGACCTGCGTCCGCGTCTTCGACGAAACCGGCGTGACCGATCGCCCGTGGACCGCATTCCCGCCGGCCGGGCCCGCGCCGATCGCGATGCTCGAGGGCTTCGGGCGAGTTCCCTGGTCGTTCCAGGCCGCCGATGGGATCGAAGGGGCGCAGGTCTCCATGCGCCTTGCCAAGGACGGCAGCGAAATCCCCGTCGAGTCCTGGATCCCCGACGTCGGCTACCGGATCCCGGACGCGATCGTCTGGCAGCCACCGCGCGTCTCGGCCGGCGACAAATACCGAATCACCGTCACCCGCCCCGCGAAGGATCCCGTGACCTACGACGTGGAGCTGGTGGATTGCTCCAGCGCACCCTGA